In Saccharomonospora marina XMU15, one genomic interval encodes:
- a CDS encoding NUDIX hydrolase has product MRSENGYAEDDTAHHETNLVFEVAIIDMERVNQEDHLEFHRIPLEQLAEADM; this is encoded by the coding sequence ATGCGGTCCGAGAACGGTTACGCGGAAGACGACACCGCTCACCACGAGACCAACCTCGTCTTCGAGGTCGCGATCATCGACATGGAGCGGGTCAACCAGGAAGACCACCTGGAGTTCCACCGTATACCGCTGGAGCAGCTCGCCGAAGCCGACATGTGA
- a CDS encoding SsgA family sporulation/cell division regulator — MRNDHVTLRSTAVFDLLAPRTPPVPVKVELRYDTRDPYAVVAAFRTGRAGWVEWVYARDLLADGLLGDAGDGDVRIRPSIEDPESVLIELNSPSGHAMFEASAQELADFLDRTYDVVLPGNEHLWVDVDDALTHLIPNDLT; from the coding sequence ATGCGAAACGATCACGTGACGCTGCGGTCAACGGCGGTCTTCGATCTACTGGCGCCGCGGACGCCTCCCGTTCCGGTGAAAGTCGAGTTGCGCTACGACACGCGCGACCCCTACGCGGTCGTGGCGGCATTCCGCACCGGCAGGGCAGGCTGGGTCGAATGGGTGTACGCCCGCGACCTGCTCGCCGATGGCCTGCTCGGCGACGCCGGCGACGGTGATGTGCGGATCCGGCCCTCGATCGAAGACCCGGAGTCCGTGCTCATCGAGCTGAACTCGCCGTCAGGCCACGCCATGTTCGAGGCCTCCGCCCAGGAGCTCGCGGACTTCCTCGACCGCACCTACGACGTGGTGCTGCCGGGCAACGAGCACCTCTGGGTGGACGTCGACGATGCGCTGACGCATCTCATCCCGAACGATCTGACCTGA
- a CDS encoding phospholipase D-like domain-containing protein produces MTVIADARQSVHEAVDVRHAGRAYQHGHGVCAGAFHPKLVVLLGDEEVWAAIGSGNPTMSGWGHNHELWLVLRGERHHGTAAQADLGTWLTELPDVVSMPSWIATTVTDIGRAVIPTEVDAAASQLRIFGNLHEPILDQLPTGPVEALRMTAPFFDSRGETARALVNRFQPAVVEVAVQETLSQYDGETLADAVSDVPQADFWFLDEERTRHGKLVEWLVNGGTTALVGSANLSRAAMLLTTELGGNCELVALATATERLFPRDTATDGDTVQALKTIPPSTEPGRRPLLELLGARQLADGIVIELLTTAAAPVTIETSPDATPGTWTAVHTIKDPVDGRNTVRFRAPERVGGAVRAYLQLDGEKHTSSEVFLTDTVRCRPRDESQDRPRLVRDYQLDEAFTDPQLASRFQADLLRLMSEVQTGQRPTIVRNVAAASQASVDDDDRWSRWIHEVERTFGPSLTGLIFPRLMSLPATGALGWSDGSDIDETELAEDEDENVVDDLPENPAGAHAQYIPPSLRQRWRAWARRLCRTVVESPVPVEYRMMAAQNYLNLLAAGVWGREESWRSELRDLAGVLVPMGEERDAVPEQALSFMDSLLAVCVALLYQDVEPHRGTERDLIFKSAWDNARETIARADLALAERYLYRPDVTHSRVAMESDVRQLVDLAKATAEDPDAETFALLRSEGLTVERIDGALVVDGEVRNPRLAAARVANRCEHRPAAVIARNDYKTTVILRDGRSLAVAETGSPVWRTYRLSPVTTPVSLLGEDRGLPRTSSSSPLQQPSPQIRAMAETAGVNLQHLLVAL; encoded by the coding sequence GTGACCGTGATCGCCGACGCCCGGCAGTCGGTGCATGAGGCGGTCGATGTGCGCCATGCCGGCAGGGCATACCAGCACGGACATGGCGTGTGCGCGGGAGCGTTCCACCCGAAACTGGTGGTGTTGCTGGGTGACGAGGAGGTCTGGGCCGCGATTGGATCGGGTAATCCGACCATGTCGGGCTGGGGCCACAACCATGAACTGTGGCTCGTCCTCCGCGGCGAACGTCACCACGGCACAGCGGCACAGGCGGATCTCGGTACCTGGCTGACCGAGCTACCCGACGTGGTGAGCATGCCATCGTGGATCGCCACGACCGTCACCGACATCGGCCGTGCGGTCATCCCCACCGAGGTCGACGCCGCTGCTTCCCAGCTGCGGATCTTCGGCAACCTGCACGAGCCGATACTGGACCAGCTACCGACGGGCCCGGTGGAGGCGTTGCGGATGACCGCTCCGTTCTTCGACTCTCGTGGGGAAACGGCACGTGCACTGGTGAACCGTTTCCAGCCTGCGGTAGTGGAAGTCGCGGTGCAAGAAACGTTGTCACAATACGACGGTGAGACGTTGGCCGATGCGGTGTCGGATGTGCCGCAAGCTGATTTCTGGTTTCTCGATGAGGAGCGGACAAGACACGGGAAGCTCGTGGAGTGGCTGGTGAACGGCGGTACGACCGCGTTGGTAGGCAGCGCAAACCTCAGCAGGGCCGCCATGTTGTTGACCACGGAGTTGGGCGGCAACTGTGAACTCGTGGCGCTCGCTACCGCCACGGAGCGTCTGTTCCCACGGGACACCGCGACTGATGGTGACACCGTCCAGGCACTGAAAACCATTCCGCCGTCGACGGAACCAGGGCGGCGTCCGCTTCTCGAGCTGCTCGGTGCTCGGCAGCTCGCCGATGGCATCGTGATCGAGCTGCTTACCACAGCCGCCGCGCCGGTCACCATCGAGACCTCCCCGGACGCCACTCCGGGGACGTGGACTGCGGTGCACACGATAAAAGACCCGGTCGACGGCAGGAACACCGTGCGGTTCCGGGCGCCGGAACGGGTCGGCGGGGCCGTGCGCGCGTATCTACAGCTGGATGGCGAGAAGCACACGTCGAGCGAGGTGTTTCTCACCGACACCGTGCGTTGCCGGCCACGCGACGAAAGTCAAGATCGACCTCGGCTGGTCCGGGATTACCAGCTGGACGAGGCTTTCACCGACCCGCAACTGGCCAGCCGGTTTCAGGCCGACCTACTTCGTTTGATGAGTGAGGTTCAGACCGGCCAACGACCCACCATCGTCCGGAACGTGGCAGCGGCGAGCCAGGCGAGCGTCGATGACGACGACCGCTGGAGCCGTTGGATCCACGAGGTCGAACGGACATTCGGTCCGTCACTGACCGGTCTGATCTTTCCGCGATTGATGTCTTTGCCCGCCACCGGAGCCTTGGGCTGGTCTGATGGTTCGGACATCGACGAAACCGAACTCGCAGAGGACGAGGACGAGAACGTCGTCGACGATCTTCCTGAGAACCCTGCCGGCGCGCATGCCCAGTACATTCCGCCGTCGCTACGGCAGCGCTGGCGTGCGTGGGCGCGGAGGCTGTGCCGGACCGTCGTGGAATCACCTGTCCCGGTCGAGTACCGGATGATGGCGGCACAGAACTACCTCAACCTGCTCGCTGCCGGAGTCTGGGGCCGGGAGGAGAGTTGGCGCAGTGAGCTCCGCGACCTTGCTGGTGTGCTCGTCCCGATGGGCGAGGAACGTGACGCTGTACCTGAGCAAGCACTGTCGTTCATGGATTCCCTTCTGGCGGTGTGCGTAGCGCTGCTGTACCAGGATGTCGAGCCGCACCGCGGCACCGAACGGGACTTGATCTTCAAGTCGGCTTGGGACAACGCGCGAGAGACAATCGCACGGGCCGACCTGGCGCTTGCCGAGCGATACCTCTACCGACCGGACGTGACACACTCCCGGGTCGCAATGGAAAGCGATGTCCGCCAACTTGTCGACTTGGCAAAGGCAACCGCAGAGGACCCGGATGCCGAAACTTTCGCGTTGCTGCGTAGCGAGGGACTCACCGTCGAACGCATCGACGGTGCGCTCGTCGTCGACGGCGAGGTTCGCAATCCGCGGCTGGCGGCTGCGCGGGTTGCCAACCGCTGTGAACATCGACCTGCCGCGGTTATCGCCCGTAACGACTACAAGACAACCGTGATCCTTCGTGACGGGCGCAGCCTCGCGGTCGCCGAGACCGGCTCACCGGTCTGGCGGACCTACCGACTATCGCCGGTCACCACACCCGTGTCTCTGCTGGGTGAGGATCGTGGACTTCCTCGGACGTCGAGCTCTTCGCCGCTACAACAGCCATCACCTCAGATTCGTGCCATGGCTGAAACCGCTGGGGTGAACCTCCAGCACCTCCTCGTCGCTCTGTAG
- a CDS encoding TIGR04141 family sporadically distributed protein yields the protein MPPRIPCHPVSLYRLDGFLDLEDYLLSAASEDVLIDETIRLSEITCRVIAGVRHADKPTWATHLQSLTSLTMELPSKTPFAVLLVPLADHTYALTWGGGHHLLDDLLIHDGFGMLFGIRRLDSARLRTVARSALDATARLTQTSFPGGSDLGGFGLEPHGETVTRISGRADLTGLTYERLTGRPYTIKASSALYAPLAEDPEALLSDLRAIENVVAEPDDDSDLRILSQTRPLSKHHPMIPELERRLAAALSGDSTAGVIGTAWPADAIREIEGATSFKVVRLGPGQDFAVETTLDLDEIIDRFAALPERSRLDILGSARMVACEGLDGQDEYGRQVPLRKWLVFETTIDHVRYCHSQGKWFRIGEGYVTQIRDQVAALLRQRSDLTFPHWVPSGEKDDEHRYCELVAKQPGYLCLDRNFARTPMHPKFELCDIVGPNGELAHVKWLGRAAAASHLFTQAAVSAEAIRHEPDAALTELDNKVRALDPTRTNAEPSTIVLAVAGRTWDVDELFTLSQIGLLKLNSIMRTLRIRLEFADIPYTPKTKGSSSGMAA from the coding sequence ATGCCTCCGCGCATCCCCTGCCATCCGGTATCGCTCTACCGCCTGGACGGTTTTCTCGATCTGGAGGATTACCTGCTGTCTGCCGCATCCGAGGACGTGCTGATCGACGAAACCATCCGGCTGTCCGAGATCACCTGCCGCGTCATCGCGGGCGTGCGTCACGCCGATAAGCCCACCTGGGCCACGCACCTGCAGAGCCTGACCAGTCTCACGATGGAACTGCCCAGTAAGACTCCCTTCGCAGTCCTACTGGTGCCGTTGGCCGACCACACCTACGCCCTGACCTGGGGCGGTGGTCATCACCTGCTCGACGATCTCCTCATCCACGACGGTTTCGGCATGCTCTTCGGTATCCGGCGCCTCGATTCCGCTCGCCTTCGCACTGTCGCACGGTCAGCACTTGATGCGACCGCACGCCTCACGCAGACCTCGTTCCCCGGCGGCAGTGACCTGGGCGGGTTCGGGCTGGAGCCCCACGGTGAGACCGTCACCCGCATCTCAGGCCGGGCGGACCTGACCGGGCTCACCTACGAGCGGCTCACCGGCAGGCCCTACACCATCAAGGCCAGCAGTGCACTCTATGCACCACTTGCCGAGGATCCCGAAGCACTGCTCTCCGACTTGCGAGCCATCGAGAATGTCGTCGCCGAGCCCGACGATGACTCAGACCTGCGCATCCTGAGCCAGACCCGCCCGCTGAGCAAGCACCATCCGATGATCCCGGAGCTGGAGCGGCGCCTGGCCGCAGCGCTGAGCGGCGACAGTACCGCCGGCGTGATCGGGACGGCCTGGCCGGCCGACGCCATTCGAGAGATCGAAGGCGCCACCTCCTTCAAAGTTGTGCGGCTGGGCCCCGGGCAAGACTTCGCCGTCGAGACCACGCTCGACCTCGACGAGATCATTGATCGATTCGCTGCGCTGCCTGAGCGCAGCCGGCTGGACATCCTCGGATCCGCTCGGATGGTCGCCTGCGAAGGTTTGGATGGTCAGGACGAGTACGGGCGGCAGGTTCCGCTACGCAAGTGGTTGGTCTTCGAGACCACCATCGACCACGTGCGCTACTGCCATAGCCAGGGCAAGTGGTTCCGTATCGGCGAGGGCTACGTCACGCAGATCCGTGACCAGGTGGCCGCTCTTTTACGGCAGCGCAGCGACCTGACGTTCCCACACTGGGTGCCCAGCGGTGAGAAGGACGACGAACACCGCTACTGCGAGTTGGTCGCCAAGCAGCCGGGCTACCTCTGCCTGGACCGCAACTTCGCCCGCACGCCCATGCATCCCAAGTTCGAGTTGTGCGACATCGTCGGCCCGAACGGCGAGCTGGCACACGTGAAGTGGCTGGGCCGCGCCGCCGCGGCCAGCCATCTCTTCACCCAGGCCGCCGTGTCGGCCGAGGCCATCCGCCACGAGCCCGACGCCGCCCTCACAGAGTTGGACAACAAAGTCCGGGCACTCGACCCAACACGCACTAACGCCGAGCCCAGCACCATCGTGCTCGCCGTCGCTGGCAGGACCTGGGACGTCGACGAACTCTTCACCCTCTCACAGATCGGTCTGCTGAAGCTGAACAGCATCATGCGGACCCTCCGAATCCGGCTGGAGTTCGCCGACATCCCCTACACGCCGAAAACGAAGGGATCGTCATCGGGCATGGCCGCGTAG
- a CDS encoding sugar transferase, with translation MDESVWPSSPSDHGLPRRSANSAFRATTAVSRAARSAPAAMAWERRYRNWVIGSDILVTVVVVVVSGVLIGGAGRFDEPHALGTTAAVLLALPACRAWSQRGLGEGPEEFRRVGAALIVAAVLVAFGGLLAGALEVKPWVFYVVPAVAAVMFPARYALRRLLHRARRHGQCLLPVMAAGNPDTVRDLVERTRALPHVGWRVEAACTPSGVEGGEVDGVPVVGRLDDIAEHVRRGGYRVVAVTADQYWTPHRLQRLAWDLEETSAELVVAPVLMEVAGPRLDVSGVLGMPLLRVTAPAFTGGRRVVKEIVDRLAAAVLLVLAAPALLLIALAIKVGDPGPVVYRQRRVGRDGDTFTMLKFRTMVVDADAVRKDLLTHNEGCGPLFKIRDDPRVTAVGALLRRYSLDELPQLVNVLAGQMSLVGPRPPLPEETEQYEPDVRRRLLVKPGLTGLWQVSGRSELSWEDSVRLDLRYVEDWSLALDLVILWKTLRAVFYGRGAY, from the coding sequence ATGGACGAGTCGGTATGGCCGTCGTCGCCGTCCGACCACGGGCTGCCCCGCAGAAGCGCCAACTCGGCCTTCCGGGCAACAACGGCGGTTTCCAGGGCTGCGCGGTCGGCCCCGGCCGCGATGGCGTGGGAACGCCGGTACCGCAACTGGGTCATCGGCAGCGACATCCTGGTGACCGTCGTGGTTGTGGTCGTGAGCGGCGTGTTGATCGGCGGAGCGGGCCGGTTCGACGAGCCGCACGCCCTCGGCACGACAGCCGCTGTCCTGCTGGCGCTGCCTGCGTGCAGGGCGTGGAGCCAGCGGGGACTCGGCGAGGGCCCAGAGGAGTTCCGCAGGGTCGGTGCGGCGCTGATCGTCGCTGCCGTCCTCGTCGCCTTCGGCGGGCTGCTCGCGGGCGCGCTGGAGGTGAAGCCGTGGGTGTTCTACGTCGTACCCGCCGTGGCCGCCGTGATGTTCCCTGCGCGCTACGCGCTGCGCAGGTTGCTGCACCGGGCCAGGAGGCACGGCCAGTGCCTGCTTCCGGTGATGGCGGCGGGCAACCCCGACACCGTGCGGGACCTGGTGGAGCGCACCAGGGCGCTGCCGCATGTCGGCTGGCGGGTGGAGGCGGCGTGTACCCCCTCGGGTGTCGAGGGCGGCGAGGTCGACGGCGTACCGGTGGTCGGGCGACTGGACGACATCGCCGAGCACGTCCGGCGCGGCGGCTACCGCGTGGTGGCCGTCACCGCCGACCAGTACTGGACTCCGCACCGGCTGCAGCGGCTGGCCTGGGACCTGGAGGAGACGTCGGCGGAACTGGTGGTCGCCCCCGTGCTGATGGAGGTGGCAGGTCCGCGCCTCGACGTCTCCGGCGTGCTGGGGATGCCACTGCTGCGGGTCACCGCACCCGCCTTCACCGGAGGCCGCCGGGTGGTCAAGGAGATCGTCGACCGGCTGGCCGCGGCCGTGTTGCTGGTGCTGGCCGCCCCTGCACTGCTGCTGATCGCGCTGGCGATCAAGGTGGGCGACCCCGGTCCGGTCGTATACCGGCAGCGACGCGTCGGCAGGGACGGCGACACCTTCACCATGCTCAAGTTCCGCACGATGGTGGTCGACGCCGACGCCGTGCGAAAGGACCTGCTCACCCACAACGAGGGTTGCGGTCCGTTGTTCAAGATCCGTGACGATCCCCGGGTGACGGCTGTCGGCGCACTGCTGCGGCGCTACTCGCTGGACGAGCTTCCGCAGCTGGTCAACGTGCTCGCCGGGCAGATGTCGCTCGTGGGCCCCCGCCCGCCGCTGCCGGAGGAGACCGAGCAGTACGAGCCCGACGTGCGGCGCAGGTTGCTCGTGAAGCCGGGTCTGACGGGCCTGTGGCAGGTGAGCGGCCGCAGCGAGCTGTCGTGGGAGGACAGCGTTCGGCTCGACCTTCGCTACGTGGAGGACTGGTCGCTGGCGCTGGACCTGGTGATCCTGTGGAAGACGCTGCGGGCCGTCTTCTACGGCCGCGGCGCCTACTGA
- a CDS encoding epoxide hydrolase family protein: MPRPASDVQAFEAHATDADLDELRARLAAARLPEAETVHHAAPDPRRWDQGVPLVDLVDVVNYWRTEYDWRSFERRLDRIGQFRTTIDGLGIHFLHRRSARADATPLLLTHGWPGSIAEFVDVVDELADPKDAGAPAFHVVIPSLPGFGYSDKPATTGWGTEKIAAAWVELMGRLGYGKFAAHGGDWGGNITTVLGGRFPAHVLGIHTTFAQAPPGLTTEGLTAIERKWTEETHDFWHHRAAYAKQQATRPQTIGYSLVDSPVGLLAWILDKFAEWSDTEDSPFETISMDRVLDDVTLYWLTRTGASSARIYYESHNSLDPELRVDVPAAISMYPRDIEKCPRPWAQQRYRQIVRWRSPETGGHFPSLEVPEYFVKDLQEGLAAVLAANR; the protein is encoded by the coding sequence ATGCCCCGCCCAGCCAGCGACGTGCAAGCATTCGAAGCGCACGCAACCGACGCCGACCTCGACGAGCTGCGCGCGCGGTTGGCCGCGGCGCGGCTACCGGAAGCCGAGACGGTCCACCACGCCGCGCCTGATCCTCGCCGGTGGGATCAGGGTGTTCCCCTCGTCGACCTCGTCGATGTCGTGAACTACTGGCGCACCGAGTACGACTGGCGCTCTTTCGAAAGGCGCCTCGACCGGATCGGCCAGTTCCGCACGACCATCGACGGTCTGGGAATCCACTTCCTGCACCGCCGATCCGCGCGCGCGGATGCCACTCCTTTGCTCTTGACGCACGGTTGGCCAGGCAGCATCGCCGAGTTCGTCGACGTGGTGGACGAGTTGGCGGATCCGAAAGACGCGGGCGCACCGGCGTTCCACGTCGTGATCCCGTCGCTACCCGGCTTCGGCTACAGCGACAAACCGGCCACCACCGGGTGGGGAACCGAAAAGATCGCGGCCGCATGGGTGGAACTGATGGGAAGGCTCGGTTACGGCAAGTTCGCGGCCCACGGCGGCGACTGGGGAGGCAATATCACCACGGTTCTCGGCGGCAGGTTCCCGGCGCATGTTCTCGGTATTCACACGACGTTCGCGCAGGCACCGCCCGGGTTGACAACGGAAGGGCTGACGGCGATCGAGCGCAAGTGGACAGAGGAAACCCACGATTTCTGGCACCACCGCGCGGCGTATGCGAAGCAGCAGGCGACCCGGCCGCAGACCATCGGCTACTCGCTCGTCGACTCACCGGTCGGGCTTCTTGCCTGGATACTCGACAAGTTCGCCGAGTGGTCGGACACAGAAGACAGTCCTTTCGAGACGATTTCCATGGACCGCGTTCTTGACGACGTCACCCTGTACTGGCTGACGCGGACAGGCGCGTCGTCGGCGCGCATCTACTACGAAAGCCACAATTCGCTCGATCCCGAGCTTCGGGTCGACGTCCCGGCAGCGATCAGCATGTATCCCCGCGACATCGAGAAGTGTCCACGCCCATGGGCGCAGCAGCGGTACCGGCAGATCGTCCGGTGGAGGTCACCCGAGACCGGGGGACACTTCCCGTCGCTGGAGGTTCCCGAGTATTTCGTCAAGGATCTGCAAGAGGGCCTCGCGGCTGTGCTGGCCGCCAATCGGTGA
- a CDS encoding CGNR zinc finger domain-containing protein, whose amino-acid sequence MRAGFPEFRLGSVLATSFTATLTERRGDAVERIPTPQRLVDWLAVNGLAVESCTTAQLELARELRESIHAAATAAALQEALPAAAVQIINDRSIQGRAAAVLTPEGDRRWQLSSASRVEDALSVIAADAISIIAGERDGRLALCASPTCQAAFFDTSQSRTRKWCDMNTCGNRQKKARFNANRRKKPASGQ is encoded by the coding sequence ATGCGTGCTGGGTTCCCCGAATTCCGCCTCGGTAGCGTGCTGGCGACCAGCTTCACGGCGACCCTGACCGAGCGTCGTGGCGACGCTGTGGAGCGCATTCCCACGCCGCAGCGACTCGTCGACTGGCTCGCGGTGAACGGCCTGGCCGTGGAGTCCTGCACCACCGCCCAGCTCGAACTCGCGCGGGAACTGAGGGAGTCGATCCACGCCGCCGCGACAGCGGCCGCGCTCCAGGAAGCCCTGCCCGCGGCTGCTGTCCAGATCATCAATGACCGCAGCATCCAGGGTCGGGCCGCGGCTGTGCTCACACCCGAGGGCGATCGGCGTTGGCAACTCAGCTCGGCTTCCCGCGTGGAAGACGCGTTGAGCGTGATCGCCGCCGACGCGATCAGCATCATCGCGGGCGAGCGAGACGGAAGGCTGGCACTGTGCGCGTCACCAACCTGCCAGGCCGCGTTCTTCGACACCAGCCAGAGCCGCACCCGCAAGTGGTGTGACATGAACACGTGCGGGAATCGGCAGAAGAAGGCGCGCTTCAACGCCAACCGACGCAAAAAGCCCGCATCAGGGCAGTGA